The DNA sequence ttattggaattcaaatcccaCATGCCTCCTTCCTTGAGGTACTCAAGATACCTTGCAAATTCAGGCCTTgctgttgttttctttttcctacGAAGAGCCAAGAAGCTGAGAAGTGGGTGACTCTTCTTGTCACTATTATTACCCTTCTTTGTGGGGTTTCTCTTTAGATTGATTTCTCCATAGGTGGAACCAAGAGCCATTTTTCTTGAAGAATTGGATCCCCAAGAAGGCAAACTTGTGCTCCTCTTGAACCCCTCATGCAAAAGTGCAGTGGTGGCAGATTCTTTGCCTAATCTTTCATACCCTCTCCGAGTAGTCATGGATCTAAACATGCTTGGATCTTGTTGTGTGAAGGAAAAGATTTTGATTGATGTATGATTCAGTGTGATTAAAGAGGTGAGAGCAAAAGGGTTGTGGAGATCGTAGATGAGATAACTTGGAGTATAGCACAACATAGTGTGGAGGGCTTTATATAATTGCATCTACGGGGTCAAGTTTGGTTGGCAAGTATAGTTTGGTCCttcatgtgtttttttaattatttaataatgtatCATGTTTTGAATGGCTACTTCACCCGTGTGATTTGGAACCATTCAGTTTTTGCAAATTTTGTTGACTATTTCTGTTCTGCCGTCCccacaattataaaatttatatccaATTATCAATCAAGTTGTGAAGTACTATATTTCCACTTCCACGAAGGTGCATAAAAAGTTCTCTCTCTTTCCGCTAATatttgaaaaagacattttttttgtatgccaatcttgattttcttggtcAAATTGTCCCTCGGCCATCACACCTAATAGTATATCCaccttttaaatttgtaatgcccgcaaaaaaaattatgcctttaaacaatttaataattGATGAGTAGACAA is a window from the Glycine max cultivar Williams 82 chromosome 2, Glycine_max_v4.0, whole genome shotgun sequence genome containing:
- the LOC100801665 gene encoding uncharacterized protein LOC100801665, which codes for MFRSMTTRRGYERLGKESATTALLHEGFKRSTSLPSWGSNSSRKMALGSTYGEINLKRNPTKKGNNSDKKSHPLLSFLALRRKKKTTARPEFARYLEYLKEGGMWDLNSNKPVMYYK